The Procambarus clarkii isolate CNS0578487 chromosome 15, FALCON_Pclarkii_2.0, whole genome shotgun sequence genomic interval ctgaaagttcttcactgattgctttgaaattttaacaacgGTCCATTCAAATACGTACATGCTTTTactataccattcatttcgtaagtataagaacagatgccacacctgtgatacgtaaaaaacattattttttaagaaactgcaccatctgttgcacataagagcaacacacggtatactaaatatgttatgattcaaattcaatgtttccgattgcattgataaatgtattataatagatttcgattcattttattttttatttaattattttgtgtgacattttgttggaattgagctgtgatgtttaccataccgtttatttcgtaagtataagtatagatgctacacctgtgacaggtaaaacttttcttgaaaaacaacaccatcttttgcatgtaagaggaacacacatgctgtactaaatacgttacaattccatttcaatgtttctgattgcattgataaatttaattttcatagattttgatttattttaattttgatttaattattttgtgtgaattgcattggaattgagcggttttgtttaccataccgttcattttgtaattatagtttatatttttattttttcatatattcatttaatattttaactgtttttcttatatttcactgatgggaacatcagattgcTTGAtatttccaattttctgatgggaacatcagaccatttgggaatgcatcggatgagggagtggggaaagtggggagaacaaggggaccagggaggggggtaatggtggggaaggagaaGGGGAACGGGGGAGTTTGAgacggtggggacgaggggatggggggatggagaatggtggggaggacaaagggacagggaaggttgctgaggcATGTTGCCCTCCAACTGtgtccactccaccacccacaactCTCCACCCGTGTCCACtccaccacccccttcccctcctccacccactaccctccaccacccacttccCTCCACCCAATATCATCCAGCCCTACCATATCACCTCTcaaacctctcccccccccctatgtcCCTTTTAGACCTCTTCTAAAGCACCCTTCCCCCATTcactcccctcttccctcccttaCCCACCTCCATCTCACTCCTTTCTTCCCCACTCCCCAGtcttcctctcaacaccaccacttctTCTTCCACCTTGCTCCTCCACTTGTCAtgccaccactacctcctccactTGTCATGccgccactaccacctccacttgTCAtgccaccactacctcctccactTGTCAtgccaccactacctcctccactTGTCAtgccaccactacctcctccactTGTCAtgccaccactacctcctccactTGTCAtgccaccactacctcctccactTGTCAtgccaccactacctcctccactTGTCAtgccaccactacctcctccactTGTCATgtcaccactacctcctccactTGTCAtgccaccactacctcctccactTGTCAtgccaccactacctcctccacttgtcatgccaccactaccacctccacttgTCATGccgccactaccacctccacttgTCATGCCACCACTTTTCTCATCTCCTTTCCCCCTCCTCAAGCTCCTTCCTCATCCACGATCCCCCTCCGCCTTCCAGCACTCCACCATGAtccacttccccttccacctgctCCACCACACGTCTCACTATCACTCTCCCCTCCTTCATCTCCTACTActctcccccctcacactcccccccactcttccttcaCCTTCTCAAATCCTTTCGTTCTGTTTAGGTTCCTCACCTAACCTAGCAGCtgcaacctaacttaccctaacttTGTGTTAATCAAATTAACATTGCATAAAGTAGAGTAGCTTTTATGTATCTAATTACAAGTTATCTGTATCTCTTCCATAAGATCTATTCCACGACGCTCAGTTCCTCTCAGACAACGCTAGAGGCAGGACGTACAGGACCTTGTGTGCTTATATTTATCCTACCTCAAGTAATACTATCAAGAAGTGTTACTCCAAGACCCTAAGCAAGACCTACACATAAGGAAGTAACAATACAAACAAAAAGGAAAGTGGAACACACAATACTAGTGAGCAGGGAGGGATATTTCTCAAGCAAAACCTCCCCTCGTGTGCCTCTCACGACGCCATAGCAAGCACAACCCACCTACCACAGCAGCACTTGCTTTCATCGATAATTTTACTAGTCCAGGGTCCTACCAGACAACTATTGCGTCCAGTGACGCTGCAGCCTACCCGCCCAGATTTTAGTTGGTGCTCCCTAGCTACTGTTAACACCGCCGAGTGTCAACTCCAGCGCCTTTTGAAGTGAAGTGGACTGCTCACTGGATGGAGTATTTTCTACAATGCAACATTCATCTGTACTCTTCGTTTCTGTAATCGTCGCCCTCGTCCTCCCATGACGTCACGGCAGCCCATGACGTCACGCCAGTCCATGACGTCAGCCCAGGTTCAGGAAACCGACGCCAGGATCGCCTCCGGATGTAAACAACGCCGCCACTCACCTCTCCCCACACGACTCCTCGTGGATTGTTTTCCACGATAGCCAAAGTTGTTCTGAGGATACCACAGCCCGAAGCTAAGTAAACTATAGCTGGTACACACTGTGCTATACAATAATTGCGATTTAATAAGGAAATAACCCTGTATATCAAATATTCTTTCCTCCAGTGACTTGATAAGAGGAATTAGCTGCCCATTCCTCACTCAATTCCtttttgtggtgtttggagttacaagttccattgttcattagtaatgttatgttaagtgattccaagtacattctggtGCAGTGTATTAAGTATAAataatattgttttttttttcagcagttgaagtgcattataggcaaattttatgttttcccCAGACCTTAATCTGAAGTTTCCTTTAGCATTTTATATTAAATGTTACAGTATGTGTTTATAGTACTGTACTCTATAACTTTATTATAAGCTAATTACAGCAGTTGCTATAACATTGCAGAATATTCTTGTATTCTTTCCacagtgattattattattattattattatttacacatttacagaaagttaatttgttttaaattcttgatgccttattgctacatgttctgcattacatgttaattcttttgtgtaaattttctacattttatccattattaagtatcatatt includes:
- the LOC138364957 gene encoding loricrin-like, translating into MTSGGGSGGMTSGGGSGGMTSGGGSGGMTSGGGSGDMTSGGGSGGMTSGGGSGGMTSGGGSGGMTSGGGSGGMTSGGGSGGMTSGGGSGGMTSGGGSGGMTSGGGSGGMTSGGGSGGMTSGGARWKKKWWC